The genomic interval CCGGCTGATGGCCGCCCGCCTCGCTGGCGAGGACATCGAGCCGCAGGGCCCGATCGAGACCGAAGCGGCTCGACGCCTCGACAACGAACTCAACCAGAAGTAGTCATCCAGTTACCCAACACTCTCTCAGACAGACCGCTGCGCGGTGTCGCCGCTGCGGAGGCGGTCCAACTCGGCGAGGTACATCGCCTGCATTCGGTCGTAGTGCCGGACCAGCAGTGTGATCTCCTCGACGCTGTAGCCCTCGATGAGCTGTTCCGCCCGCTCGGCGAACCGCTCGTAGGGTCGCTCCAACTCGGCGATCCGCTCCGGCCGCAGGGTGACGATCACCCGCCGCCGGTCCGCCGGATCGCGCTCGGTCGTCACGTAGCCGGCCTGCTGGAGCCGGCGGAGCATGCTGGTCACCGCCCCGGTGGTGAGGTTGGTCCGCTCGGCGACCTGGCCTGCGGTGGCGGATCCGACGTCCGCCAGGAAGTCCAGGGACTCCAGGTCGCTCACGGTGAGACCCAGCCGGTCCGCGATGGCGTACCGGAACACCATGGACAGCCGCGAGGTCTCCCGCCCGGCACGCATGAGGTCGGCGATCGCGGACGCCCGGGCCGGCTCGTGGGACATGCCAGCAATCATGCCTCCGGTACGGTGACCCGGTGCAGCCGAGGTAGTACGCGGGTCAGCAACCAGTGCGGTGCGGCCGCGTCCCCGGTGAGGCGGCGCATCAGCCCGGCGGCGGTGTCGACGGCGCGGAAGGCGTAGGGCACCATCTCGTCCTGGTAGCCGGCGATCGCCTCCTCCACCGGCGTGCCGCTCGCCCGGGCCTTGACGAGCCTGCGGCCGAGCAGGACGGCGTCGCGGAGCGCGGTGTTGCCGCCGTGCGCGCCGAACGGCGGCATGACGTGCACCGCGTCGCCCATCATCGTCGCCCGGGGCACCGCCCACTGTCGCGGGCGCCGGCCGGTGGCGAAGAGGTTGAGTACCGTGGCGTCCAGCTCGGCCGTGTCGACCAGCCGCCGGATGAGTGGGTGGAAGTCCATGCTCAGCCGGGCGGCCAGCTCCCGCAGCGCCAGCAGGTTCCCGCGGACCCCGACGGGCACCTCCTCCTGCCGGAGCAGCAGCCCCCACATGACGTAGTCGTCGCCGGTGGGCGCATAGCTGCCCGGGGCCAGGCGCGCGAACGCCTCCCGCGGCCTTTCGCCGAACCGCATGGAGGTGAAGAAGAAGGCGCGGCCCGGCCGGTCGGCGATGGCCAGGACCCCACTGGTACGCAGTGCGTCCGGGATGACGCTCTCGCCGTTGCGCCGCAGCGGCGACCGGCCGTAGACGCCTGCCATCGGGGTGTTCGCCGGACCTGCGCCCGGTATGAGCTGCTCGCGCAGTGCCGAGCCGACGCCGTCCGCGCCCACGACGACGTTCGCCGCGACGGCCCTGCCGTCGGTGAACCGCAGCCGCAGCCCGGCCGGGCCGCCGCTCTCCACCGCGACGGCGGCCTTGCC from Plantactinospora sp. BC1 carries:
- a CDS encoding NAD(P)/FAD-dependent oxidoreductase → MGISTDFSVAIAGAGLSGLCLAQYLMRAGIDVHVYERDPGPFVRQQGYRIILDRYGLRALRESLPRPLYRLALVTGDEPGGHLRFTDSRLRDAFTITFKDEPHATRQVDRLTLRSILMSGLNGRIHYGKAAVAVESGGPAGLRLRFTDGRAVAANVVVGADGVGSALREQLIPGAGPANTPMAGVYGRSPLRRNGESVIPDALRTSGVLAIADRPGRAFFFTSMRFGERPREAFARLAPGSYAPTGDDYVMWGLLLRQEEVPVGVRGNLLALRELAARLSMDFHPLIRRLVDTAELDATVLNLFATGRRPRQWAVPRATMMGDAVHVMPPFGAHGGNTALRDAVLLGRRLVKARASGTPVEEAIAGYQDEMVPYAFRAVDTAAGLMRRLTGDAAAPHWLLTRVLPRLHRVTVPEA
- a CDS encoding MarR family transcriptional regulator; this translates as MSHEPARASAIADLMRAGRETSRLSMVFRYAIADRLGLTVSDLESLDFLADVGSATAGQVAERTNLTTGAVTSMLRRLQQAGYVTTERDPADRRRVIVTLRPERIAELERPYERFAERAEQLIEGYSVEEITLLVRHYDRMQAMYLAELDRLRSGDTAQRSV